The Canis lupus familiaris isolate Mischka breed German Shepherd chromosome X, alternate assembly UU_Cfam_GSD_1.0, whole genome shotgun sequence genome has a segment encoding these proteins:
- the LOC111094816 gene encoding uncharacterized protein LOC111094816 isoform X1 — MAAALNYIPIQTIKAPGQKGESLCHNDLFFGERERNVVFQKCFCPHLQTFPHCDNFSGWPGVYHMAMLNPTSARAKALITTGTVESPRRQTKISVETPRGYEVKTLRSSDDKRSQSHLKRRPDPHFRFFPLASPEREAKGTPRAPGNTEPQAWVPAEPLELARTAGNVCFSGQDPESSRSWTASDFKARPSAGRTGSASDRSGTDWVRLRSRPGGSVRPPVDEVRPGGGPSVKDNPQLVARVGNSEPSQIPLPISEVPQRNRGLAQALTTTGEENIGHFLVATIRPAGTARSPRARAKHPGKTGAGPPRAAALPTGSSPTPLCVTCWREEEQRLPLNLLGRNQTQSSLPRPQPNFRDLNLGPLLTIKKGSSRLLELTAHQLEIES, encoded by the exons ATGGCTGCAGCACTTAACTACATTCCCATACAGACAATAAAAGCCCCAGGACAAAAAGGAGAGAGTTTATGCCACAATGATCTCTTCttcggggagagggagaggaatgtTGTTTTCCAGAAGTGTTTCTGCCCCCACCTGCAAACTTTCCCACACTGTGACAACTTCTCTGGTTGGCCAGGAGTGTATCACATGGCCATGCTGAACCCAACCAGTGCAAGAGCAAAGGCTCTCATCACTACTGGCACAGTGGAATCCCCTCGGAG GCAGACCAAAATCAGCGTGGAAACGCCTCGAGGTTATGAAGTCAAAACACTAAGAAGCAGCGACGACAAGCGCAGCCAAAGCCACTTGAAGCGACGGCCAGACCCTCACTTCCGCTTCTTCCCG TTGGCATCTCCGGAGCGGGAAGCGAAGGGGACCCCAAGGGCCCCCGGGAACACGGAGCCACAAGCATGGGTACCTGCCGAGCCCCTGGAGCTCGCGCGGACGGCGGGCAA CGTTTGTTTCTCGGGTCAGGATCCAGAAAGCAGCCGCAGCTGGACGGCGTCCGACTTCAAAGCCAGACCGAGTGCGGGACGGACGGGTTCCGCCTCCGATAGGTCCGGGACCGACTGGGTCCGACTTCGAAGCCGGCCCGGAGGCAGCGTGAGGCCCCCGGTGGACGAGGTTCGGCCCGGAGGCGGACCAAGCGTCAAAGATAATCCTCAACTAGTGGCCAGAGTGGGGAACTCGGAACCATCTCAGATACCCCTACCAATTTCCGAGGTGCCCCAGAGAAATCGGGGACTTGCACAGGCCCTCACTACAACCGGTGAAGAGAACATTGGGCACTTTCTGGTGGCGACGATAAGACCCGCCGGCACCGCCCGCTCGCCCCGAGCACGCGCGAAGCATCCCGGGAAAACTGGTGCAGGCCCGCCGAGGGCAGCCGCTCTTCCCACAGGCAGCTCGCCCACACCTCTGTGTGTCACCTGCTGGAGAGAAGAAG AACAAAGGCTGCCCTTGAACCTCCTCGGTAGAAACCAGACCCAGTCCTCGCTGCCAAGACCACAGCCAAACTTCAGGGACTTGAACTTGGGTCCACTTCTCACAATTAAAAAGGGCTCCTCCAGACTCTTGGAACTAACTGCACACCAGCTGGAGATAGAAAGTTAG